A stretch of DNA from Cannabis sativa cultivar Pink pepper isolate KNU-18-1 chromosome X, ASM2916894v1, whole genome shotgun sequence:
CAATAGAAGTCTAAGCAGAGTTGTTGGTGTCTGCCTATCCGCCTGGTAGGTCGTGAGGCTACTCAGTACCTCGTGACTGCCTGTTATTGACATGCCCTGCCTAGGCCTGTCGTATGGCTCCTTCAAGTTTGATAAAGTCGTTAGCTCTATCAAGGAACTCCTTCATGTTATTGGTGGATATCCTCCGGATATATTTCAAGAAGTCACTTAGTGGGAGTATGCCCCCTAGTATGGTCGTATAACGACCTTCTTCTTTAAGGCATTTGACTTTAGTAGCCTCAGCCATAAATCCCTGAATGTAATCCTTCAGAGGTTTCCCTTGTCGCTGTTTGACTTTGACAAGGTCTTCTAGTTGTGATGGTACAAGTCTCGAGGACGAGAATTGTGTGTAGAATTCTTGTGAGAACTCAGCTCAGGAGTTGAATCTTCCTGGGATGAGTTTAAAGTACCATTGTTGGGCTGTCTCTGACAATGTGGCTAGGACTATGCAGCAGCGCACATCACCAGTAACCTTCTAGAGGTCGAGTTGCATCTCAAAGTATTTGATGTGAGCCAATGGGTCTTCTTGTCTTGTATACATCTTTCATACCAGCATTTTGAACTTTGACAAGCGCAAGGCATTTATGTATACCGAGAATGGTGATCCCCTTAACCGATCAAGTTCAAGGTCTGAAGGCTTCGAGCATACTATGCCCTAGATCATGTCCCTGAGTTGGTCCAACTATGCTTGCACAGAAGGATCTGTTGTTGTGGAGACCTAACTGGCTGACCCTCCTTGGGGAGGTTACAAATTCTAGAGAGATAGGGGTTGGCTGGCCATACCCTGGGAGAGTGTATAGTGAAGATCAGTCAGACCCGTGTCGAACTGCATACCCTGTCCATCCATTCCCAGGTACGAAAGATGGCCTAGGCCGACCAAGGCTACACCTGGCTGCTATGCTTGGCCGACCAGACCTATATTGGGCAGGGTCTGGCTGGCAAGTACTCCTCCATGGCTGGCCATACCTGCAATGGGGAGGGTCTGGTTGCTCGTGATGCTTCCTTAACCGACTAGACCTACATTGGGTAGGGTATGGCCGCCCGTGACTCCATGGTCAACTGGTGTTGGATGTGTGTTGACAAGGGGTAGATTACACCAATTACTAGAGTATGATGGATCTAGTTTTTTAAAGTGATTGGTTCCACTCCTCGAATCACTGTTCTGGGTGTTTCCACCCACTCCCGGTCCTCGTCAGTTGAAGATCGACCTCTGGGCACCTCGCTCCCCATGGGGAAGAAGTGGTGTACTCTGGCCAACCATGGGTACTCCTGTTGGTGGCTGGCCGGCCACTGGCTGCACAATGGGGGTGTTGCTAAGCCAAAGATCCCTGGCCGGCCCCCATGCCACTAGTTGCCGAGATTTGGCTATTCTCGCCATTTAACCTTTGAGGAAAGGTTTGTCCTCCCTCTAGCAGGGGAAGATTTGTCTTAGTTCTTTAGAAACTTGGCTGGAGTCTTCCTTGAAGTAGATCTCTGAGGAGATCCTGGCCTCCTCTATCGGTTCTCTAGTTGAACCGTCTTAGCAGATTGCTGGCCTCTCAATTGTGGCGATGTAACTCTGCTTGGTGAGATTGAAAGATGTACTCCTAGTCATCCATCCATCTTAGAAATTCGCATCTCTACTGAGCGAAATCATCGCAATCAAAAACGTGTGGTTCTTCAGTTAGGCCTGCAGGGCCTACAACTTCCCTGAGTCTAGCCAACTCAAGATCTTTTCCTAAGTCCAGGTGAGGCTTGCCAATTGCTGGAACGCCAACTCTCGGGCCTGTCTCTCCAGCGTAGAACCAAAGTTGAGATCCAGTTGTTGCCCCTACGTCCTTCTTTCAATGGGAGGCGCCAATGGTGAGTCTACTCTTGGAGGCATGGGCCTGCCACTTGGATCCACCTAGGTGCTCGTATTAGTTTAGCCAGCTGTAGTGGCCAAACTTGTAGCACCTGTTGTGGTGAGAGGAATTTCCACATCTACAGTACTCATGGGGATTCCAGTAGTGACTAGAACCTGAATGCCTTGATCTGCAATCTATGGGTCTTGAAGGAGACCCAAAGATGCAGATGGTATGACAGGAGTTCTTCTTGTGTTTACCATGGCATTTGATCAGATTACGATATCcacgctctcaatgaaagcaccaaattattgacctcaaaaagtgatcAACCGATAGTAGGGTCGTATGGATCTAATATTTGCCACGTGTTTGCACAAATAAGAATGAAAGTAATAAACAACAGATttgttatagaggttcagccccctTGTGGTAGCAgataatgacctactccccttttagttgtatttataCCGAGGGAAATACAACCTAGATCACTATAGATGGTATCTGCTATAGCACCCTTAGGATTACAAGGTATGAATCAATAATGGCAAAACTCAAGTGTTGAGATAATGCTAGGGTAGACgtgattgagagagagagagagagagagagagagagagagagtttatcAGACACTTAGAGCTTGGAGGCAGGTTTGAGGTTTAGATGCAACTTAGGTTTCTTGGCTAAGGTTAAGGCCTTTATATTGGAGACCTAAAACCCTAGGTTACAGTTTAAATCTCTAAATACTTGCATAGTTCGTTAGATATTTACAAAAGACTAAATTGTCCTTGAATCTAGATATTATTCAACCATTCTATTGAACTTTTAAGGCCCAATTCAGAGTCCATATGTTGTTACCCACGTGTAGAAGTGCCCAGGAAAGCTTGCAGAGCACCTCTTGGTCGGTTAGGCCCCTATGGAGGCCAGGCTGGCTGGCCATGGTGTAGTCCCAAAGCTGGCCGGGCAGCTCCTAAAAGGGTGTTGGTCTATCACTTGATGTCCATTTGAGTGCTAGGGTCTCCGTTTGTTTAGGTGTTGACTTGACCTTCTTATTGGTGAGTTGTACTGCCACATGATGCTAATTTTGGCCACGTAAGCATGCCACATCATGAGGACAAAATCGGGATAATGTTGGCAATTTGTGCATTAATCACCAAAGGATCATTATGGGGGAAGCGCACATTTTTTACATCATCTTCGGTAAAGGTGATGGGCAAATTCATCATTATGGGGCGTTGTGCTGGAGAATGCACCAGCATGCACAATTTCCCTTCTTCTACCTCTCTCAGGTACCTTTTTGCGAGTTTTGAGTGCTCCCGGTGAGATGGAGTCCACTGAGATTGTGGCCACGTGTTCGTCCACTGGAGGTGGGGCGAGTCCAAGAGAGTATGATGTTCCTGGTCCCGGTGCAAGTAATGTTACCCCAGTCGCGGTTGGCAGAGCAGGGAGCGCAAAcaatgatgttcttggagctTGAGAACGTCCTACCCCCTGTAGAGgatttatagcattctactgtTCGGGAACGATCATGTGTCTATGTACAACCCCTTGTACAGGGTAGATGATCCAAATTTGGACCCATTGTCCTAGACGTCCCGCTTAGACTAGCGTTTCAATCTTGTCTTTCAAATAATCACACTCATTAGTGGTGTGACCCTTCTCCCAGTGCTACTTGCATTCTTTTTTTATCACATTTATTCCTCCCTCCGTGGGACATTCGCAGAGGTTTTCGATAGTGAGACGTTTTCTCGAGTGTCTATTAGACTTGTATACTCTGGATCATACTCATTCCTTGGCTTCTTTGAAGAATCATTGCGATTGTGGCTCTTACCTCCTCTTTTATTCCGGGAATGGCTTACAATGGATTCTGGGACCTCAGTTTTTGTCTGTCTAGGAGCTACACTACATCCAGTCTGTGCCGCCCTATACCCAAAAAATAGGTTTGCGTAGGGGCAAGACCGAAAGTAGTGGGTCCATAAACGATTGGGGAAAATTGAGTCCCTCTAAGAGTTATGGCTGAAGGTGGAGCTTGGGGGGTGAAACTGGGAGTAGTCATGAAAGGAGTTGGAGCTGGAGGAACTCCAAAAGCTTGTATGTAGACGTCCTCAAGGTTGATGACGCCTTGAGCTACACTACATCCAGTCTGTGCCGCCTTATACCCAAAAAATAGGTTTGCGTAGGGGCAAGACCGAAAGTAGTGGGTCCATAAACGATTGGGGAAAATTGAGTCCCTCTAAGAGTTATGGCTGAAGGTGGAGCTTGGGGGGTGAAACTGGGAGTAGTCATGAAAGGAGTTGGAGCTGGAGGAACTCCAAAAGCTTGTATGTAGACGTCCTCAAGGTTGATGACGCCTTGAGTTTTTGCCATAAACTCACTTAAAGTTTTGGCTCTCTTTCCTTGCATCTCTCTCCATAACAAAGAACCAACAACTAATCCAAAATGAACAGCCATCAATTTCATGTCATTGCTAACCTTATTCTTGACAGATGCCTCCATCATCCTTTAAATAAAAGCCTTCAAGCTTTCATGATATTGCTTTTTGACATTGGTAAGAGAACTAACTTCCATGTCCTACTCCTTGTCACATGCAGCGATAAACTGGTTGTGGAAAGTTGACTAAAAGTCCTTCCAGCTATCAAGTGATCGTGAAGCTAATTGCTTTCACCAATCTTCTACAAACTTGATCAAAGTTAAGGAAAAACATAACacgttaaatatatattatatttttttattgtgatattaaaattttattccgATGTTTATTTAGCGATAGGGTAAACCGCCCACAACACATTGTGCACTACACTTGTCCAAtgcaaattttgtaattttgattctTGAAGTCTTGTAGTGTAGTTCCGGTTTAAGAAATTGTAAAAACCAAATGgtagtttaaaaaaatagtcaaaacgcACACTATCTGCAGTGCCTACACCCCTAATTTATCCATTTAATTGGATTTTGATAAATCTTATCACATCCACACAACATCCAAgagaaacaaataaaaattctcTCTATCTTCATGCAAATAATATGTCAACTGTCCAATTAGGTTTTTGAAGAATCTTATGACATTTACACAACATCCAAGAAATATAAATAAAGATTCTGTTTGTTTCCATGCAAACGGTTAAATGAATTTTTCGATTACATTTTCATCTCTCTTTTAATCATttgatttacttttattttatcttttaataaatacCATACAAAACTTCACTCAAACATATCTCTTAATGGCAGGAAACCATAGTAGTACTTCATACACACATCAAGAAAGAATTGCACTTGTGTCACATTTATCTTGAGAAAGGCATAAACCAATCTAAATAAATACTGGTCCAAAGTTGAACATGAGAACCATAACTCTAAAGCAGGGTTTGCCACTCAAGATCGAGCAAATATGATCTTTgaaactaaaaatcatgctaCCCAATAAGATACAATcatatatatttgattttttttcataacttATTAAATTCACAAGTTGGTGATGATCATAGCAGTGTAACACCATAAATTCAAAGGCAAAGTAGCAACTTTTATTTCACCACTGCAAAAAGTCTCCAACATCAGCATCTCCtagattattattatcatcttcTACTAATCTAAATGATTAGAATGCTGATAGTTATTTTACTCAACGACCAATTGGAGTAAAGAaagcaaaaagaaaaattaaagagcaaACTTAAATTAACTTTtacaatataaattattcaactTCTCAAGAAAGGCATTGCTGATAGACAACAAAATTATACAATTCAAATGTTACGAGCTCAAAATGAGAAAGAAAAACAGAGaatgagaaaagaaaaataaacaaggctCCATATctattcgaaaaaaaaattttagggaaaaaattgaattagttATTCGATCCTACATGAGTACATATATATCTGAAAAGATGatttatgaaagaaaaaaaatcgtAGTACACTTTATTGGTCGGATTAGTAGTTGTTAATAACATTGGCCCatttttaatttgttaatttcatTTCTTATTTTTACTTTGTGAACATTTTATTAATGTCAATTATTAgaataagaataataaaaatcaaaatttaaacatataataatattttattagagtGCTAGCTACAGTAACAAAGCATAgtacaacatttttttttttttgacatggcATAGTACAACATTTTATAATTAAGATAAAAGTTAAAAAGATGATTGCAGGGGCATTATAAGATTTTGtaaccttaaaatgaaataaaggaAATTTAAAGAAACCTATTTGgagatgctttttttttttttttttgagaaatataTCATAAATTCAAATCGAGTTAGACCTcgcggtcattacaaaatagAGTTTCCGGTATGGAAGAGACCGGGAGAGACCCAAATACGTGATGGGTAAAGGCCCATCTAGCCACATTATGAGCGGCAAAGTTACAAGTTCTACTAACATAAGAAAAACAACAACTACTAAAGGAGAGAGAAGACTTAGTACAAAATGAGATATAGTTCTCTATTGCCCAACGAGACCCCTTCCCATTGATAGCGTCGATAACCACTCTCGAGTCATTCTCCACAATAACATACTTGGAGCCGATATCCAAGGCTACTGACACAGCCAAGCAGCATGCCGCAGCTTCTCCACAAAGAGCATCCGAGAAATCCTCCCGAGCTGCCTGAACTCTAATCACTCTACCAAGATGATTCCTTACAACAACAACAATGCACATACTCTCCAAGCCCACTTTCACATCACAATTCAGCTTAATCCAGTCTAGAGGAGGAGGGGACCAAGCTTCCTTTAACACTGGAGTAGGACTAGAGAGCAAGGAATCATACATATCTGCATAAGAAGTACaaatattatcaaaatatttgttaaaatcaacaagacagttattatggacTTTATCATTACGCACCCTCCAAATAGTATCCACAATAATAGAAGCATACAAGAAAATATCATCAACACTAGCCCCTTTGTATTTTAGATCCCAGATGAACTTGACCCAATCCCAAGCACGGATGCCTGTATCACACACCGGATAGATACCCCAAGGAGAAGAATGCCAGAAATGAAGTGCCACATCACATGAAAGAAACAGGTATTCAATGGATTCTTCACACACTCCACATAAGGGGCAGCTAGTGTCCTCTATTTGAAGATGccttaaataaattgaattttatctttaaaatttataattatactttgaatatttttatatttatacttttttttacctatttttttactcttttttatTCGTTAaagcttttatatatatatatatatataaaaaaaaaaaaaattcttccttattttttcattgatttttttagctgttttttcctttttcttctgaTGTGGCTGAAccattttttctctttctcttcactccctttttattttcttttttttccaattctctctctttttctatcTTTCCTTTTTAcacactaatttttttatttttatataaaattatagggTATTTCTACCGTAAGGCTTGATGTATTGTACTTATGCTATAAGAAAGTTATTTTAACCAATCTTAacttaaaaaagaaaaggtGCACATAACTTTTGTTGAAAAAATCTAgagaattattttaaattttattatattgtttCATTGATTGAGTGACTATTGGCACAGGGGTCATCCAAGTGGACTTCATACTTGGACTTTGGCCCTCTCTTGATAAgtaataatgttattttattattttattcttatactttTATCATTTGTAaaatgagtaatttgcggcataaatatttaaatttaacttccgattataaataaatacttaagtttaatttttaacggtaataatacatagttatatttttaaaacttctgtaggtacctaaccgttaaatgtaaaagttaatAATCACGTGacattccttgatttgtcaaaatcataaatttatattattttattttattttattttttttttttgacaaagtgatctAAATCACTCgtgaatttacgacgcccacgtccgccaccagcgctggaacctcctcgaaccaggatagctcatcgtctaaccgcagagcatgctttgccaaccatgggccgctaaaatcatagagcgagccccatgggacaaaactgcccccggaaatttagacaataaagctataacatcttcaaacaacaCTCCTAACTCAATAAATACTGAAGTTccacctgaaaaaaaaaaatcaaaaaatagcataaaactttaattagaaaactattcaaactgaagagaatcaaccaactaccaagactaagcaactagatctccctataaaatactagaactagccaaagggattaccctttggctagtagcaactaaattatagcattctacttcaTAACCTTCATAGGATCCCTATTCCTTACTCTTACTCttttaaaatcaaacataaataaaattttccttttaatatccattattccttaaatattcaaaatattatatactaattatttcattttatctctaaaaaatatttatagacTAAAACATGTCAAGATTCTTTAGtaagtcaaattatttattattttatttatagcgtaaaacatggtatctataatctttattcaacctaaattaaaataaaattgtattaatatccTTAAAACTTAAGATTGCACTTTTCACATTCAAAAGTACCATTTTCCTAATATCACTTCATcgtacatttaattaataatattaaattaatattaattaatccaattcggtattatgacataatgcttccttatttattatttaaataggtaacctcctaattattataccattcaaattattataaaactattcatattagtatcttcctatacaactaataaggcaataatctcaatcttcattagcatttacttcccatttatttcaatatcttcccaaaaataaaaaataaaataaaacaaagtataCTCAATTCACAATTAATGTCCCTACctccaatttattacaaaatcccacatttataatttatataccaaaattaatattatgttatctataataaattcatatttataatttatatactcaaaattaatattatgttatctataataaactaataagggaataatctcataattatatacgataattgttagctattaaattttataatatttttacaattcatgatatcttgtaattttaagcaattaccctaaataattagggaccAGCCATAAATCATGCGTGAAAACCTTAAAAGGTACCAAAGCCATAAACAATGGCGAAACTCATTCATCAAATTTGTACTTCCATTTCTTCCATCAAAAAAACTAATACCACTCATCCACAAattctttaaaaatacaaataatataataattttggtaCATTCCCAAAATATTGACAACAAactaaatttttataataatttgactttCCAAATATATATGAACCAATATATTCTCATACCATTAGTGTTTTCACCTCCTTTTATTACAAGATCCTCAAGATTCTTATTCttcaatttacttaattaattataatattagaatctgaatactaaaattctaaacactttccttttatgctgaaaattcctaaaaaaaatataaaccaagACATATCTAATAGGAATTAGCGTTTAAAGTAAACACTCTTAAACattatttcaattaaaaatattctttaaaacataccttaaccaaaataatctttttattccgactaataaatctgtatagtgcataacttattaactttaaaatattaatgtgtcaaaattttcttatacattCAATATCGAAAAAcgtaaaaatttaaacaaactaccctaaataattaggggcccaaccatataataggtgctaaagccttgtaaggcgccaaagccataaataatggcgcaaaatagaacaaaatcaatataaaacaaacctataacaaaaaaagaaaaacattgaaaaaagaaagaataaaaaaagttgtgaaacaaaaagaaagaaaaacattgAACTCATTTACAGCAACAAACGAtagacaaagaaaattaaaatagaaaactctTAAGGTAACTTGAACAATGAATCTGATCAAGAGGTATTAAACTACAGAAAAGTTGCTTCAGAATCATGATCACTGGTCCTTAATATAACAAATTCTTTCACGAATCACACAGATTATATCAAACAGTATATACACCAACTAAAACACTATCACAATTCACATAATATCGAAATACGGCTATATAAAATAGAATGAATTCAGtctacaaaaaagaaaaaagaaaaccagAGAGAGATATTTACCGTGATAGTTTGTTAGAGGATTAAAACGATGGAGAAGTAAGTACTGGGGATGCAATCACGAACAACGAtgaagaaatatatattgtataatttttgatatattaatttgtaaaaaCAATTGACTATATATAAAATCCAATTTGGCGTGGGAATTTGAGTGatgataaatttatattatttatataccaATAATAAATGACATAATAACTTGACATTTAATGGTCAGTTACCAACAGaagtttaaaaatataacttagctATTAAAACCATCAACCCAGCCAATGATATAATAACTTGACATTTAATGGTCAGGTTGAATAATTTTATCCTGTTTGtaacataaatattaaagttaaaaTATTCATTTCAACCCAATGAACCCAACCCAACCCACCCCTATATTATTGTACTAAGTAGAGTTGGGttgtacaataaaaaaaattaaatggtttATAGCTTATCCAAATCGCAATCATTAGGTTGGCCTATTAAAATACCTCTAATCCAGCCAACCCAGCCCATGTGCACTCCTTTGGTGGCGACATTGAAGTTCTACAaataattttatcaatttaaAGTATaggttaaaaattattaaagcaaattaatttaaaaaataattatagtaaaACTATGTATGCAAATAAATTGGTGGCAAAAGTATTTaagtaatcaattttattaaaatatactattagtataaaaaaaattaacagcaAAATTCgtaagtaaaattattttttaaaaatatatacctatataaaaaaattcaaattaactttataaaaaaataaatattattataatatgtataaagttttaattgtatacaagcagtcTTATCGTAAGAATATACATCTTATGTCATAATAACCACACGATCTAAAATGAATGGTTAAAAAAAGTACCCTATCGGTAGGGAACTTTTGTTAGGTCCTACCATAGTGTTgccctaaaattatatttaataaatacatatttttatatattttgttttctaaCATTTTTTCACTCTcaccaaattttattttataaatacttttttttttctctcttttacaTTTTCTTACTATTCATACTCAAACTATTTTATACcatttctttttaaataatcacattttataaaaaaaaatcttaattaatttcttttaaacTTTACTGATATATGATTCTTTTACTTTTAGACTTGATCTCATATTTTTTGTAACACTTTTtttatcttaaaaaaattaagagcacTCATCtgtatttttctcttttttatatgattaaaaaaattaatatttttttagatattttctaGCTTATTTTGAATTGATTTATAAGTGATTTgcatattttaaaatagttgagtcttattatttttttattgatttatatctatctttttgtACAGTTATTATCTTGAttatgtgtatatttttagtatatttcacacaattttttattgtatatatgtatatttattttataattttttatttgttttgattgttttttagaatatttttattcaacaattactttttcatttttttatttatttgtatttttcatggtatatatttgtaatttttttcaagaaCAAAAATTAATTGTTGTTGCTTTATAGTTTAGatacatatttaatttatttttttgacatattttataaaaaacaagatatgttataaatattaataattatgtggatgtccaaatcttttatttattaccatgaattgtaatgaaTATtcatcttttccttagtttccctttttcttagtttcttaatatctcactcttgtatttgtataaataggggttcaccccattggaataaacaactcagaaattctcattcactttctctttctctcttcatcttcttcttctttcttctcatctattttatattattttatattattttataacacgttatcagcacgactCTCTGCctaagcttcaagcatgagtctctgcccaagtc
This window harbors:
- the LOC115709516 gene encoding uncharacterized protein LOC115709516, encoding MSGISFFDGRNGSTNLMNEFRHCLWLWHLQIEDTSCPLCGVCEESIEYLFLSCDVALHFWHSSPWGIYPVCDTGIRAWDWVKFIWDLKYKGASVDDIFLYASIIVDTIWRVRNDKVHNNCLVDFNKYFDNICTSYADMYDSLLSSPTPVLKEAWSPPPLDWIKLNCDVKVGLESMCIVVVVRNHLGRVIRVQAAREDFSDALCGEAAACCLAVSVALDIGSKYVIVENDSRVVIDAINGKGSRWAIENYISFCTKSSLSFSSCCFSYVSRTCNFAAHNVARWAFTHHVFGSLPVSSIPETLFCNDREV